The Rhodopirellula halodulae genome includes the window GGCAAGCCCTTCAATCACGTCGCGATCCACTTCGGTGACTTCGCCCACAAAACCCAGATCATCGCCTTCGGGATCGATGAGTTTCTTGCCCTTCAAAACGCAAGTGGTGCGTGGCGAAAGATTGATCGCCCGGCCGCCGAAACGCTCCATCATCTCGGTCAGTTCCACGTTCAGCTCACCGGCCAGAACTTGTTCCACCACCTTCAACGAAGCCTCATCGGTGACGCGGCGACCGCGAATGAAATGAGCCTCGATGCCGGCTTTGGCCATCGCTTCCGTGATCGCTTTTCCACCTCCGTGAACAACAACGGGACGTAGACCCACCGTTTCCATGAAGATCACGTCGAGCAACAAGTGCTGCAACGCTTCGCGATTTTCTAGCAGACTGCCCCCCAGCTTGATGACTGTGGTTTTGCCGCGAAACCGCCGGATCCATCCCATGGCTTCGATGAGGGTGTCGGCTTTGGCAATCGCTTGATCCATGATCGATGCGTGTCCCGAATTGCGTTGGGTAAGTGCAGGGGAAGTCGTGAGCCCGTAAAACCTCGACTGAAAAAAAATGATGCCGGCGAGCGATTGCTGGCCGGCGTGCGCGAATTTCGTCGAGAATTGCTGGGCGGAAACCGACCAAGTCTACGAATGGCCACCGAGCGGGTCAATCATGGCCGGCCGGGCGACCCCGGTTCTGCATTTGGTTTTGGCGATAGCCCATTCGGCTGCCCAGAAGTCCAGTGAGGATCGCGATGGGAACGAAGCCAGCGGCGATCGTGGTCAGATTCAGCCCCGCCAGTCGAAGTGCACCAAACAATTGCGCCGACAAGACGTCACCCCCTCGAACGACGGCGGTGTCCAAGAAACCTTTGGCTTGATACAGCGTTCGGCGGTCCACGACGGTGTACAGAACTTGGATCCCCGGGGCGAACACGGCGTAGCTGGCCGCACGGTGGACCACCACCAATCCGACCATCCAATGCAAGTTGGGCATCCAAGCCAAACCGGCAAATCCGATCACATAGATGATTGGAAAAAGCCCCAGCACAATCGTCATGCCGACTTTGCGAAGCAATGTTGCGGTGCCCAACACTTGGACAGCCAGCGTCAAACAAAGCACCCACAAATTGATCTTCGAAACCAAACTGAAACGAGCGGACTCGCTCAGGTTGGCTTCTCGGATGAAGTCGGCTTGTTCGCAGTAGACCGTTGTCGCGCAAGCTTGCAGCGTCAGCATGAACGTGCACATTCCAAGCAAATAAGGCGAACGCCAAACTGCCGAAATGCCCGTCCAAAGTGACCGTGGCGGTGGATTGTCGTCGCCGGAAGTTTGAACCTCGTCAGAGGATCTGTGCTGCGTCAATGATTCAGATGTCTGGTCAGCGGAACGTCGCAGCGTTGCGAGAAAATGGCGTCCACAGAACTGGCAAAGCTCCAGTGCGACTAGTCCGACGATCAGGACGTAGGAGACATCCGCAAAACTGGACAACCAGTTCGCAAAGGCGGATCCCGCGATGCCGCCTACGGTTCCACCGGCAGAGATGAATCCGAATAGTCGCTTGGCTTGTTCACTTCGGTAGGCGTCAGTGAAGACACTCCACATCAGCGACACAACGAACAGGTTGAATACGCTGAGCCAGACAAAGAAGATGCGGCCCACCCAACTCGCAACGGTCGAGTCAGTGATTTGCATCGCGAGAAAGAAGAGCAACAGGTTCAGTTCAAAGAACCGATAGACACGACTGACCAGCTTCAGGCCGCGTCCGCGATTGGCAACGGCAGAGTAGATCGGCGACGCAATCAGCATGGCGAGAAAGCTGGCCAAAAACAGCCACGGAATTTCATCGCTGCCGCGTGCAAAGGCTTCTGTTTCTCGCAGCGGTCGCAGTTGATAGTAACCGCCGAGCAGGCAAAAGAACCAAGCGATTGACCAGAACAACAGACGAACCTCGCCCGGCCGAAATCGTTCGTTCAGCCAATCGCGAAACTCGGTCACTCCGTCGCCGCCGATGCGGGTTGCGACGTCGATGTTTCGTCAGCAGTCACCGGTCCGCGAACTTTCACAAAACCAGAAATCCCAACGATGATCGCCGCGCACAGAACGACGATGCCCAACCACTTCGAACGATTTTCACGGATCCCGGCAAACGCGGCGCTGCGTCCGACCAAGGCTGACGCCAGAAAAAAGATCACGAAGGCCAACAGCATCTTGATACCGAGCAACGCGTGATACAGACCATCGCCTTTGTGATTGGGGATCGCTCGCATGTAGTTGTAAAAACCACTGACCAGGAACAGCAAAATGCCAGCGTGGATGAACCGTTTCCATCGACCGACCACGGCCTGCGAGAGCGTTTGATGGGCTTCTTCAGAAATCAGCTTGGCCGAAGGCAGCAACACCAGCAGCAAGAACGTGGAACCGCCCACCAAAGTGATCGCGGTCGCGACGTGAACGATGCGTGAAACGACATCCAAAGCAAACATGATTCGACCGGTGATTGGTGAAAGAGGACAAAATGATTCACCCGCAATTTGGGTTTGGATTCGTTCGGGATCAACCCCTCGCCAAAACGCAAAGCCGCTATGCTATGCGGTTCCCTTCAGTCCATCGACTTCATTCCCACCCCAGAATCCCCTCGTATGAATGTTGCTTCCACCGTCGTGCTGCGACGAAATGTTTGGTTCGTGGTCGCTTTGACGCTTCTGTTCAGCGGATGTTCTTCGCGAACGGACACCGCCGGATCCGCCGAGGATAGCGGCAAGCCTCGCGTGGCATTGATCATGAAATCGTTGGCGAACGAGTTCTTTTCGACCATGGCGAAGGGAGCGGAAGCTCACCAAGCTGAGCACGCGGAAGAATACGAGTTGGTCGTCAACGGAATCAAAGACGAACGCGATGTGAGCCGTCAGGTTGCGTTGGTGGAGGAAATGGTTGCCAGTGGTGTGGATGCGATCGTGATCGCACCGGCCGACTCTCGCGTGCTGGTTCCAACGCTGCGACGCGCGATGGAAGCCGGAGTCACCGTGATCAACATTGACAATCGTTTGGATGCGGAGGTCCTCCAAGAAGAGGGCATCACGATTCCGTTTGTTGGCCCAGACAACCGCGCGGGGGCTAAGAAAGTCGGTGAGTATTTGGCGGCGAATCGAAAGGGCGATCAAGTCGCGATTTTGGAAGGCATTCAGACGTCGTTCAACGCTCAGCAGCGTCGTCTGGGTTTCGAAGACGCGATGAAAGAGGCGGGCATGCAAATCGTCAGCAGTCAATCGGCGGACTGGGAAATGTCACGTGCCAACACCGTCGCGTCTTCGATCTTGAGTGAGCATCCCGAGGTGTCGGCGATCTTGGCCGCCAACGATTCCATGGCTTTGGGGGCAATCGCAGCCGTCAAAAGTGCGGGACGATCCGGTGAGGTGCAAATTGTTGGCTTCGACAATATCTCTGCCATTCAACAAGCCATTCGCGAAGGCAAGGTGCTCGCGACGGCGGATCAACACGGCGACCAATTGGCAGTGTTTGGCATCGAAGCCGCACTGAAGCACCTGTCGCAAGAAGAGTCTGTCGCGTCGGACGCGATTGAGGATGTCGAAACGCCGGTGGATTTGATCACCGCCGACACATTGGCCCCGCCAACACCTTGAGCCCCCGCCAACACCTTGAACCCCCGCCAACACCTTGAGCCAATGAGTGGTGCCACATTCTTGTCGGTCGAAGGGCTGATGAAACGTTACGGGAACGTCACCGTTCTCCGCGACGTTTCGATCGAATTCGCGGCGGGACAAATTCACGCTCTGCTCGGAGCAAATGGGGCGGGCAAGAGCACGTTGTGCAAAATCATCAGCGGTTTGACGCCTGCTTCCGATGGATGCATGACGTTGGGCGATACAAGTTATCAACCCGCCAGCAAGCAAGATGCGGAAGCTCACGGTGTGCAAATTGTTCACCAAGAATTGAATCTGATTGAAACGTTGTCAGTGGCGGAGAACCTGCGTCTGACTCGTTTGCCTCATCAATGGGGAGTCCTCCGCGTCGCGGGACTGCACCGAGACGCGAGAATGATCTTGGATCGTTTTGGATTGAACGATGTCGATACCAAGACGCTGGTTGGCGATCTCGGCGTTGGAAAGCAACAAATGTTGGAGATCGCAGCGGCGCTGGCACGTGACGCTCGGGTATTGATTCTCGATGAGCCCACCGCGGCGTTGTCGGGAACCGAATCGGAAGAACTGTTTCGCCATCTGCGTGGTTTGCGAGACCAAGGCGTTGCGATCATTTACATCTCCCACCGGTTGGAAGAAGTTCAGCAACTTTCTGACCGAATCAGCGTGCTACGTGATGGCCGATTGGTCACAACGACTCCCACGATCGAAGTGGATCGAGAAAAGATGGTCGCGTGGATGAGTTCTGGGGCTCAAGAAGCGGACGAGAAAAAGCTAGGCCAGAGCAACGACTCGCCAAATTTCAACAGCCACCGAACCGAGCAGACGGGACTTCGGGTTCAGAACCTTTCCTGCGGCATGGTTCGCGATGTGTCATTGAACGTACGCCGTGGGGAACGTTTGGGAATCGCGGGATTGGTCGGCGCTGGACGGACGGAGTTCTTGCGAGCGGTGTTCGGTGCCGATGTGGCTGAGTCTGGCACGGTTGCCATCGGTGATTCGCCAGCTCGACGATTCAGTCATCCGTCGGAGGCCGTCTCGGCGGGGTTTGCGATGGTCACGGAAGACCGCAAGCAAAATGGTTTGTTGCTGAGTCAATCGATTCTGGCCAACACTTCGCTGGCGGCTTTGGCGACGAAGTACTCGAGCCGAGGTTGGATTGATCAAACGCGAGAGAAGCAGGATGCGATGCAGATCCATCTTTCGCTTGAAACGCGAAGTCAATCATTGTCGCAAACGGTTGGGACGCTCAGTGGTGGTAACCAGCAGAAAGTCGCGGTGGCGAAGTGGCTGACTCGTGGCGCGGATGTGTTCTTGTTTGACGAGCCTTCGCGAGGGATTGATGTCGCCGCGAGATCGAAAATGTATGAACTGTTTGAACGATTGGCCGAGGAAGGCAAAACGATTGTGATTGTCAGTAGTGATTTGGAAGAGTTGTTTGAGACCTGTGACGCGATCGCGGTGATGTCTTCGGGACGCTTGGTGCAAACGTTTCAGCGAAGTGAATTTGATGAGGAAGCGATTCTGCAAGCTTCGTTCGGACAACGATCAAAGGCGGAGGCTGCTCAATGAATCGCGTGGAATCCATTTTGCGTTCATTGACGCCTCATCTGGGTTTGGTTGCCGTGCTGGCCGTGTTGGTCGCGGTCTTTTCCATGCTCAGCAAGAACTTCTTTCAGGCATCCACCGTGGTGTCGATTGCGAATCAGATTCCGGATCTGACGTTCTTGGTGGTCGGGATGACGTTGGTGTTGATCATCGGCGGAATCGACTTGTCCGTGGGGGCGTTGTTGGCGTTGGCATCGGCTGTGTTGGGCGTGTTGATGGACGTTCACGGTTGGTCCATTTGGTTGGCATTTCCCATCGCCATTTTGGTTTCTGCCGCGGCGGGCGGCATCAATGGTGCGATCTCGGTTGGCTTTGGAATCCCTTCGTTCATTGTGACGTTGGGGATGTTGGAAATGGCACGCGGAGCTACGAAAGTCGTCACGGAATCCAAGTCGATCTACATCGGCAGCCGCATCGAATGGTTCGGACAACCGATTCAAGGATTGGCAATTTCACCGGCGTTCATGGTGGCCATTGCCGCGGTCGTGGCCGGGCAACTCTTTTTAACGCGGACCATTTGGGGGCGTTACTGCATCGCGATTGGAACAAACGCTGAAGCAGTCAGAATGTCGGGCATCCGTTCGG containing:
- the argB gene encoding acetylglutamate kinase, giving the protein MDQAIAKADTLIEAMGWIRRFRGKTTVIKLGGSLLENREALQHLLLDVIFMETVGLRPVVVHGGGKAITEAMAKAGIEAHFIRGRRVTDEASLKVVEQVLAGELNVELTEMMERFGGRAINLSPRTTCVLKGKKLIDPEGDDLGFVGEVTEVDRDVIEGLAYTDQVAVIPSLCEDENGQLYNVNADTAAMAVAQSLGADKLVFLSDVNGVRRDPSDPDTIIPALSAEEARQLIRDGVIQSGMIPKVEACLETLGRGVQKVHIIDGRLRHSLLLEIFTTDGVGTEIHQ
- a CDS encoding NTP/NDP exchange transporter, whose product is MTEFRDWLNERFRPGEVRLLFWSIAWFFCLLGGYYQLRPLRETEAFARGSDEIPWLFLASFLAMLIASPIYSAVANRGRGLKLVSRVYRFFELNLLLFFLAMQITDSTVASWVGRIFFVWLSVFNLFVVSLMWSVFTDAYRSEQAKRLFGFISAGGTVGGIAGSAFANWLSSFADVSYVLIVGLVALELCQFCGRHFLATLRRSADQTSESLTQHRSSDEVQTSGDDNPPPRSLWTGISAVWRSPYLLGMCTFMLTLQACATTVYCEQADFIREANLSESARFSLVSKINLWVLCLTLAVQVLGTATLLRKVGMTIVLGLFPIIYVIGFAGLAWMPNLHWMVGLVVVHRAASYAVFAPGIQVLYTVVDRRTLYQAKGFLDTAVVRGGDVLSAQLFGALRLAGLNLTTIAAGFVPIAILTGLLGSRMGYRQNQMQNRGRPAGHD
- a CDS encoding sugar ABC transporter substrate-binding protein; the encoded protein is MNVASTVVLRRNVWFVVALTLLFSGCSSRTDTAGSAEDSGKPRVALIMKSLANEFFSTMAKGAEAHQAEHAEEYELVVNGIKDERDVSRQVALVEEMVASGVDAIVIAPADSRVLVPTLRRAMEAGVTVINIDNRLDAEVLQEEGITIPFVGPDNRAGAKKVGEYLAANRKGDQVAILEGIQTSFNAQQRRLGFEDAMKEAGMQIVSSQSADWEMSRANTVASSILSEHPEVSAILAANDSMALGAIAAVKSAGRSGEVQIVGFDNISAIQQAIREGKVLATADQHGDQLAVFGIEAALKHLSQEESVASDAIEDVETPVDLITADTLAPPTP
- a CDS encoding sugar ABC transporter ATP-binding protein produces the protein MSGATFLSVEGLMKRYGNVTVLRDVSIEFAAGQIHALLGANGAGKSTLCKIISGLTPASDGCMTLGDTSYQPASKQDAEAHGVQIVHQELNLIETLSVAENLRLTRLPHQWGVLRVAGLHRDARMILDRFGLNDVDTKTLVGDLGVGKQQMLEIAAALARDARVLILDEPTAALSGTESEELFRHLRGLRDQGVAIIYISHRLEEVQQLSDRISVLRDGRLVTTTPTIEVDREKMVAWMSSGAQEADEKKLGQSNDSPNFNSHRTEQTGLRVQNLSCGMVRDVSLNVRRGERLGIAGLVGAGRTEFLRAVFGADVAESGTVAIGDSPARRFSHPSEAVSAGFAMVTEDRKQNGLLLSQSILANTSLAALATKYSSRGWIDQTREKQDAMQIHLSLETRSQSLSQTVGTLSGGNQQKVAVAKWLTRGADVFLFDEPSRGIDVAARSKMYELFERLAEEGKTIVIVSSDLEELFETCDAIAVMSSGRLVQTFQRSEFDEEAILQASFGQRSKAEAAQ
- a CDS encoding ABC transporter permease is translated as MNRVESILRSLTPHLGLVAVLAVLVAVFSMLSKNFFQASTVVSIANQIPDLTFLVVGMTLVLIIGGIDLSVGALLALASAVLGVLMDVHGWSIWLAFPIAILVSAAAGGINGAISVGFGIPSFIVTLGMLEMARGATKVVTESKSIYIGSRIEWFGQPIQGLAISPAFMVAIAAVVAGQLFLTRTIWGRYCIAIGTNAEAVRMSGIRSAPLCVSIFVLSGVMCGMAGLAQTSRLSSSDPNAAIGIELAAIAACVIGGTSLMGGRGNVIRSFIGVLIIQVLQTGLAQLGVSDASKQIITGLVIVVAVLLDALRTRWNDRT